The Cinclus cinclus chromosome 3, bCinCin1.1, whole genome shotgun sequence genome has a window encoding:
- the LOC134041992 gene encoding serine/threonine-protein kinase pim-1-like encodes AEKPPLEQLYREGPLLGSGGFGSVYAGTRLADGVPVAIKRVSRDRVLEWARLHDGALVPLELVLLWMASWPGFHGIVRLLDWFELPDGFALVMERPERCQDLWHLLHAGGFLPEPVARALFRQVLGAVRHCTSRGVLHRDIKAENVLVDLATGEAKLIDFGCGTILQDTFYTQMAGTREYYPPEWILFGRYHGQPATIWSLGILLYQLVCRHLPFKSKEDIVRGQLFFPPRVSQECQHLIRWCLSMDPADRPSLDDLLEHSWVQKPHLAQETAEIHPSAQ; translated from the exons gcggagaagcctcccctggagcagctgtaccgggagggcccgctgctggggagcggcggcttcggcagcgtttacgccgggacccggctcgccgacGGCGTTCCG gtggccatcaagcgagtgtcccgggaccgcgtcttggagtgggcgcggctg cacgacggcgcccttgtgcccctggagctggtgctgctctggatggcgtcgtggcccggcttccacggcatcgtgcggctcctggactggttcgagctgcccgacggcttcgcgctggtcatggagcgtccggagcgctgtcaggacctctggcacctgctgcacgcgggggggttcctgccagagcccgtggcgcgggcgctgttccggcaggtgctgggtgccgtgcggcactgcaccagccgcggcgtcctgcaccgcgacatcaaggccgagaacgtgctcgttgacctggccaccggcgaggcgaagctcatcgacttcggctgcggcaccatcctgcaggacacgttctacacccagatggccg gaacgcgggagtactacccaccggagtggatcctctttggccgctaccatggccagccagccaccatctggtccctgggcatcctgctctatcagctggtgtgcaggcaccttcctttcaaaagcaaagaggacatcgtccggggacagctcttcttcccgccccgggtgtctcaag agtgccagcacctgatcaggtggtgcttatccatggaccctgcagacaggccatccttggatgaccttttagaacattcttgggtgcagaagccccacctggcccaggagacagcagagatccatccctctgcacagtag